The Cannabis sativa cultivar Pink pepper isolate KNU-18-1 chromosome 8, ASM2916894v1, whole genome shotgun sequence genomic interval ACTGGTGCTTTATAGTATTTCTAATACATTAAACTAGATTAAAGTTACGGCCAGAGAATGCATGTATACTTAATCTTCAACATAATTATAGATATTgttttaattaagaaaaattagaatgtaaatcaatataaaaacaaggctaattagtaatttttccccctgaactttgacatgtagtaaatcgtgctccatgaacttttttggccgttaaaaattccccctgaactattgagattgttaaatttaaggacttttgtctaatttcattcaattttactgtttcagtgattgtttatgtactaaactatgctcccagactttgatatctaccaaatcatgcccctcaaactttaatatgtactaaatcatgtcccttgaactttcatccatgttagaattttttactaaaattagacaaaagtccttaaatttaacaatctcaatagttcggggggaatttttaactgcaaaaaaagttcagggggcacgatttaatacatgtcaaagttcaggggaaaaaattactaattagcctaaaaacaataacaaaactaaatatataaaaaataacaatgtTAAATTAGTATTTAATCGCCCCTAACTAATTCTAGTTTTTACTGTCtattaatgaataataaaattagatgccAAAAAcctttatctctttttttttatataaaaacaaaCCATTATTGGCATCAATACGTATTGATTTAAAGCTAAATTTACTtcaataatcataattattataGTATGTTCATACCCATTGTGGTATAGCATAAAGAACTTCACATGTGAATTTACcacaaagaaaaatatatgAGCACAAAATTTCTATGGCCGTAACTTTAATCTAGTTATCTAAATTTACCATGTGCGACCAAGAAGCTCTTACGCAGACTTAAGGGGAAAATGTTATCTAAATTTCTACACAGGGTGATGTGCCATCCATTTAGATAACACGTGGAATAGATTCTGTGACTTGGACGAAAGATTTTTCTCATAATGAACCATACAGGGACCTATAATGCTCAAAGTCAATAAGAGTTGGAACATCTGAGTAGAGTATGCGAGAGCACCCAACCAGCTTCATCATGTGGGTTGCTCGCATAAGCCAaccaaaatattataaatgttaaaaatttaaaagaggcAATGTTAtctaaaatgaaatgaaaattttgaaaaatttactaATAATAAACTACAAAACACATTAAGATAAGACAAATTTACATAAtagatcaattttttttaaaaaaaaaaattacaaaaatacatcaacatgaaaatatttttattgataaaaatatctcttcagtaaaaataataaacattttttggttgttttatagtttatttataattgttatgAAGTTATTTTTCCtggtaatttttgttattttatagtttatttgtaGTTGTTGTGAAGTTGATCTCGTTGTCTTTTCACTTTTTGCTAAACaaagtgtatttttataattttaaaattttacgagcgtatttttataattaaaaacttttaactgtaaaattgtaaataaaacattaaaaatgagtatttttttaaatttccctTAAGATaatgtataataattaaaaataatattataaaataaaaaaaataaatgagtcCCCGTCAGTGCGAGGGTATTATCTCCATCTCCACCCGTTTAATATTTGTAGatacaaaattattttcattcaCACCTCATTTCCCATTTAAGCGGGAAATTCTTAATGGGAGCGAGTACCCGCGGAACTCAATACCCAAAGTACATTTTTCATCCCtatttaaaactaaattaagcgttttaaaaaatataggatttttttttccttaagatTAAAACCACACCCACCATATTTGAGCTGATTGATTACAATTGTAGGATACAACTAGTATGCCACCTTGTATATCATCAAATGTTTTATagttaattttcatttatatcaTTTAAGTCAATTCCAACTCAAGTTTCATGATAAATAAACCCTATTTTTAATGATTTCCAGTATTATGCATTAATTGAAATGTTATTCTTACAATGGCATTTGATTTACAGTATTATCTCTTCAAGAGTTTTAACCTCCCTTtacaaattaattccaacaatcTTTTAGAAAACCTGACATGACAGTAACAGCACTTAATCGCTATTACACTCTTCCTTCTTTCTCAATTACCAATTGATCAACATTAACAAATATTGGGATATTTACATTTTAATATTGTATAATAATCatcattatatacatatatctcaTGATTAGAAAAAGAGAGTCAAAAGATGTGGGACTTTTATACGGGTATATAAAGGAGCGAACCCATATAGTAGCGAGGGGACGAAaattaggaaaaaaatatatatgtattttaattagttacaacatatatttgtattaaaatatgatatttatagACAAAATAGTAAGCTTGGTGTAATGATTAAGGTAGATGACAAATAGATTAGAGGATAAAGGTTCAAATCCCACTAACTACGAAAACGCAATCCAGAAATAGATTTTATGAATTATGAACTTCTTTATTAGgtagcgtttggttggaggtaatgaaatggaatggaatggaaaggaaataattttcattccattcctttgtttggttgcattttaaagtattggaatgacattccaatggaatgctctttccaccattttggtagaATGCTATTCCATTTTTAAAAAGAAGGAATgatcattccaatgtaacaagaaaaaaaatttaattatttttttatcaattatttttatgcattttaaattttattccattccattcttattcccatttccattcccattcctattcctatattttcattcctcccaaccaaacgcctccttAGTTTCTTCATTAGTTTCTTTTTTTGATATGGTTATAAAACCTGGAGTGAGGGAAATAATTTGAATAAAACAAAGTTAATATCTGCAGTACATCCTGATAAGACCTCGTAAACTGTTTAAACAACAACCAGATCATTTTACTTTTCTtaatcaaatttttattttgagaattaaaaagaaacaaaaacaaattatCCCATGTAACAAAATCACTATATAAACCAAGAAACAGCCTTTTACTTTTACATCCAAGATTCAATTTTCAATGTCTGTTTGGAGTGAGAAGTAGGGAACATAAAAATGTACATTGATAGAGCTACTAAATCAACATAAGGAAGAAAAATAAGTGAACACTACAAAGAAAAGCTCACATTGGTAAGTAGTTAGTCAAAAGGGTCAATCCGGGGATCATGCTCACTTGCCATTACCATTCCAGTGCACAGACAGGTAGGGCACATAACCTATAAACAAGATGATCAATCACTTAATGAAGCAAAGGTCAATTAGTGAGGATAAAGAAAGGACCATGATTTTTGTACCTTTCCTGCACCGGAGCAATTTAAACACCTTTGTGTTGCCGGCACTTGCAGAGGGCGGTCAGATATGTTAGATGTTAATATGGGCTCAACTTTCACACACACACCACTTGCTGAACATCTAGCACAGGCCAAGTATCCTGTACATGCATGATTATGCAAAATCTCAATAAGAATAAAAGATTTCTAAAGCTTTACAAAATTGTATGATGTATATCATTCATGAACCCTTCAAACAATGTTGAAATCACCATAACAATGATTATTGACAAAAGCACAAACCAGTTCCATTGCAATATTTGCATCTTTTCTTCTCTTGCTGTTCGACATTGTTGGCTTCGATTAACATCAGCGCTGAAATGACACCCACAGCCCCACCAGAAAAGGATGCTACAATCGGATCAACCTGACTGAATCCAGTGAGTACGAAGAAAAGTTTAGGATGCTAGCCAAAAGTTCTGATTTCCATTTTGGAAAAAgtgaaaggaaaaaagaaagagtAGAATACCTTAATTGCATAGGTAAGTGCATACTGCGAATGAAATCTTCATATGAGGTGCCTCCTAAGCCTAGTTTTAGTTCTAACTGCCAAGAAAAAATCCCAGTTGAGGAAACACTACACCATCCTAAAGACTGAAAAACCTTTTACTTATGGTTACTAGATTAAGAACTTACAGTTGGTGCAATAAGTCCTCCAAACACAATTATACCAGAAACAAACGATAAACTGGTCAAGTAAAGCTGCTTCAATGTCTTTGGTGTCTACAAAATCATATACAAGCCTAGTCAAAAATCAGAGACCTCCATTACTACACTCTTTCtattccttttctttttccaaaacaaataaacaagatAATTAATGCATATGCAACTCCATAGTCAAGCACCAAATACACATAAGATTTCTTCTttcagaaaataaaagaaatataaagAAAGATTTGCAGCATAACTAccaaattttttgggtttataaCCAGTAGGGACCTATTGGTTTCTTTTCTCCCCAATAGTATTAAAAGTGTAATTCTGTCTAATTTTCTCCTAACAGGTTTTGTTTATGAGTTTGTCTACACACGTATAAGAACAcgattaatacatattttttattaggctaattaagatttttactcccgaactttgacatgtaccataTCATgctctttgaatttttttttttttctgttaaaaattttctctgaactattgatattgttgaatttaaggataTTTGTCcaaatttattcaattttactaattttgtgattatctatgaactaaatcatgctccctagacattaatatctaccaaatcatgcccctcaaactttaacatgtattaAATCAAGCCCCCATCAATGTTAAACTTTTCATActaaagttagaaaaaaattcttaaatttaacaatctcaatagttcttAAAAATCTTTAACGACCTTGAAAGTTCAGggacatgatttaatacattcagggacaaaaattctaattaccTTTTTTTATTAATACACTATTAAAAAGAGCTTAAGTTAGTTTTGCACCTAAAAAATTAACGGGTTCCTTCCAAttataaacttaaaactttTCGTAGTTATGCTGCAAATATcccaaaaatataaattaattcaagCTTATTATTAAGCAGAATAAGCCAATTCCACTAAACTCACCACATCAGGGAGAAAGGGAATGGAGGAAGGAATATCAGGCATCTCATATGCCTCTTCAATGTCTTCCTCATCAATTTCATTGATGCTCTTAATCCGCTGTTGTACTCTTAATCTCCTCACCTAATAAATCATCACACAAAATTACCAAAATTAAGTAAACAATACTAATACATTGATGTATTTCgaagaaaaaaatcaaatgAAATGAAAGTGTTAGATTTAATATTGACCTCTTCCATAAGAAGAAAAATCTTGTTCCGCCGGCTCTTAATATTTTCCTGAATTTCCTGTAATTGCATTTGAACAAAATCCTGAACTGTCTCTGGTCCTTCTATGATGCAAAAAttactgaaaaataaaaacattacaATTAAGCCCAAAACAAAATTCTTCAAAATAAGGCTTAGGGAGACAAGTTTTAACCAAACTAAACCTGGAGAAGTTATCGCCACCAAGAGTATCGTCCTTGGAATTGATTGAGGAACATATAACTCGAGAACGTGGTAAGGTTAGGGACAGAGGTCTTGTTGGGTGGCCATGTTGGTGGGTTCTGAATTTATTGCAGTTTGGAGAGAAAGAAGGAGATTGGAGAGAGAAAGCAGCCATTTTTAGCTTCTTCCTTATCTTCTCTCCTATCTTTTACTACTCATCATCAAAGAGCCGAGAGAAGAGAGGGGTTTTGGTATTAGATCGTGGAATCTTAGGAAGACATTCTAGGAGCATCTTATGAATTTTTCCTTAGCTAAAGACAGAAAAGGATGAGATGAGACTAGTGGGTAACTGCCACGTGTCACCGTTTGTATACGCCAACTGTTTTGTTGTTCGGTTAACGTTGAATTCTATGTTCAGTGTTCGGTGTACTATATTAGTAGAGTAATTTGTTTTTGTTAAGTTTGATAAAAGAAATGTTTGTTGAGATTAACTGTGTGTTGGTTTTGAGTGACATGTGTCATGTGTCTTGGTAGTGATATGGGTGGAAGTGGAAAgagatataataataaaaataataagaatgaCAATGAGAACGATAATGGAAATCAAGGAAGATCACATTATTTTCGGTCCAAACAAACCCTTGgtctaaatataaaataatgagattcttatttatgttaatatttTAAACCAATCACATTTGTGGGTGCTACTATCATTACTCCTATAAATGAGTTCAAATGAATAGAGTAGTACAATGAGTATAAGACAAATGAAAAATCAAATAAAGTAGGTTTACTAGAATTCTAATGCTTtatggtacaatttatttagagcataactCCAATAGCATATTGACGTGATATTGAATTGCACATTGATTTCTCTTCTATTTGTCATATAAACaaaagaaaagtaaattttttaacaTTTGTCCATTTGGTCCCAAACTACATAAGTTTTGtaatttgacattaaaatttaGAGTATTATTAATGTGTATTAGTGGTGTCTAGCACTTATAGACATACCGTCTTGTGATTAGGTAGCGATACTCTCTAAAAGATATTatatgagcattgctattagacaTCAGTAGTGCCTAGCACCTCCTCTAGACATGTCGTCTTGCGATTGGCCGACGATATtccttaaaagttattatattaaattatatgggactcgatacttaattagacTAATAGCAATATTAACACATAAGAGGATGCTAGGCACTATTGGTACCTTTTAACATTATATTATGTTATATGAGACCCAATATTTAGTTGGATCAATAGTAATATCAATACATAAAAAAGTGCTAAGTACCACTGCCCCTTAGCATTAACTcctctaaaatttaaaatccgtaaaagaaattgataaaaaaatttatttaattttttatcattATGCATTCGAATAgttttttcttctatttcaaATATAATAGTCATTCATTctactaaaatagtaaaaaaatcaTTCTATTAAAATGATAATATGCAATCAAATAAAAGTACAGAATATAGATTGTTTCTTCTTCattctattctatttcattctATTAAATGGTGCAACATAATCAGATCAAAAGTTTGCACCTTTTGTAATATAGATTAGTAGGTAGACTATAGTAGTAGCATTGGTTAGTAATTTAAGCTGAATAgctgataatatatatatatatatatagggcaagactatggtaggacctaGCAAAAGTTCCCTATCAGTAGGGTACTTTTTTTAACCATTCATTTTAGATCGTGTGGTTATTATGATATAAGATGTATACTCTTACGATAAgactgcttgtatacaattaaaactttatacattataataatatttaatatttattttaaaaaaataaaataatattaataatttataaaaaaaaatattaatttttgatttaaattattattatttttttaaaaaatagtttaatttttttatacaattaaaattttaatataaaataaatagtaattaaaaaaatctaacacatataatacacatatatttcaaaacttaatagattaaatgtatattccatttttatatatatattttctacatacaatttaaaataaaattaaatattttatatataattttttttcctttgaatttgttatttgttattttatttattttaatttgttgttagaCACATAAAATAGCAAtatagttatgtgaaaaaaatgtttttttttataaatattaaataatttaatattgaaaaataacCGATCTAAAATAACTGATTCAATCTGTATTTTTTCTGATTGAATTAGATTgaatttgagctattgtgcgaattggattggatccaaaatatgaaatccgcacttagtgcgaatCGGATACACTATAAGCAAAATAatgcggattggattagatgAACACAACAACACTccgtatttaaaaaaaaaaattaaaatctgtaaaaatatgaaaataatcccttttctattttcaaaaaattaacaacatgcttttttagatttaaatatttaaatttagaaacaaaatatgaaaaaaaaaattgtacaagAGGCGCAcatttaagaattattttttttaatcttctctgctctaataatttatttttcaaaatttaacttcaaaagaaaaacaaaataaatattcatgaaaatgataaaataaataaaataattttctacaatagagtttattGTATTACAGTGAAATGAAAGTCACTATTTcatatttgattaaaaaaattcctTATACAATAGGGTAAAAACAAGCCGCCCCAGTCCCACCATAGATAATCCTTATATATAGGGCAAGATTATAGTAGAACTTAGCATAAATTCTCTACTCATAGGGAAACTTTTTCGGCTATTGCTTTTATATCTAATGGCAATATGGAGGTAGGGTGCATTTTAATTGAGTAGATTTTAGTGTATTTGATAAaagatttatataaatttattatgagattcttgatgaatttCTTCATCAACTTTTTATTGAAATGGTATGAATTTCTGGATATTAATTTTCCTCTATGAAAATAAGTGCTAAATTGtacaaaatatttaattgattaaagtattaaatatatataaataacatacAGACACTCCACCGTAATTTCAATACAGTTTATGTTCTTTAGTTTGTGATTGGTCTAATTTATTACCCTATGCTATGAGGAAAAAGCTAAAGCACCTACTATAGAataacccatatatatatatatatatataaaaaaataggaTACAATTGTTCAAcagtgaaaaagaaaaaaaaattacaagacTTAGAAGTGTTgatgtagtagtagtagtagatgAAAGAGAAGAAAAGTGATTGTAAATGTAAAGTTCAAAGTCTAGCTATTTCAACAGATTTTTGAAGTGCCTGAAGAAGACTTCTCATTATTCTTGGCTCCCCAGGTGGAGCTTGATCTTTCTTGGGTCCATTTCTTATGGCTCTAAACAGTGGTCCTGAACTCTCAGTAGCTGGAAATACCAGACAATCAATGTACACAAGTACCTCTGTTTTACCACCATCCTCAATTGTAATGAACCCCAGTCTAGCTCCACCAGCAATTTTATCAATCTTTCCTCccccaaaacaaaaaattttaaatcaacATAAGCTGCTTAACTTATCCATAAACAATTTATAATTGATGGATGATCCTTGATTATTACCTTCAAAGGTACAGGAAGTGGCAAATTAGCTCCTTGGCATAGACTGTTGGCCCACTGTATttgtaaaatgagaaaaaatatatgaaattaaaaaattaaaaaatcgcTAGAAGAAGGGGTCGAACCTCCGACCTTGTGGTTAACAGCCACACGCTCTAACCATCTGAGCTATTCCAGCTTCTTATTTGTGTTAttcattttaataataaatagtctactcaataataattatgtatttttaattttaatttaattttattttattaaatgcaaGTAAATAAGTGACGACCCACCTGAAAGAGCAGAAGTTCAAACCTCTGGAAATCGGTGTCGGTGGGCAATTTCATGGTTCCCAAAGAGACTCCATCTTCAGGGTCGTTGTTTTGAGTCGATGAAGCCTTGGCGACCATCTTCTTCGTTAGGTGGTAGGTTCGGCGGGACTGTTCGCTGAGCTTCAAGAACGAATTTTTGTTTTCCCAATTGAAGAATACCAATGGCTGAGGAAGAGGACGAGAGAGCTGAGGATGAGAATCCACACGTGCAGAGTACAGCAGTGACTTCACGGCTGCAATGGCCATGGCTACACTGCTTCACTACGTACGCAGATTGGGATTTAGgcttcaaaattatttatttctcttAATGGAAAATGGCTGGCTACAAAACGAAGCTCATAATTTAAACGGATAGGATagactttctctctctctctctctctctctctctctctctctctctctctctctctctctatttaaaaaaaataaattaatttaaatttggattaattttttttttaagtaattactcccgtatagtatttttttaattttttttttttttaaatttacggtttgagtttttaaagtggttgcagcgctagatacaataggagtttctatacgatttttctatgtagaatttcgtaaaaatacaaaaaatatatatatattttgaagtgtaaaaatgaaaatgctcttttttttaaaaggtagatgaaaatttctataaataactaaatcacatataatttattacatgcaggtattattttttacatgcatgtattatattttaattataaccggtcatattttaattataaccggtttgagttattttgtatgattatttttattcattatgttatagaatcggttctatttttatttatatttgaaatatctaATTCTGGTGACTTTTTCCGGTAACTTTTTCGGTGACTTTAATTTTTTCGGCGTCGGTGAATTTTCTGACGaaacttattattgttttaaaaatatgagattttcatcttttttttacaAACATATAGCATAAAAAATTCCATATaaatgtgtaaaaaaaaaaaactcataatctcatggtattatttatttttgccaTAAAAAGGTAAACTGTTATAATTTTCTCATATATTGTGTAATTTCTACTTTTCAATAATATTTTAGAgataatcatataaaaaaattattagcatcattaaaatttaaatatttatttataaatactcaaattttt includes:
- the LOC115701039 gene encoding protein ORANGE-LIKE, chloroplastic; this translates as MAAFSLQSPSFSPNCNKFRTHQHGHPTRPLSLTLPRSRVICSSINSKDDTLGGDNFSSNFCIIEGPETVQDFVQMQLQEIQENIKSRRNKIFLLMEEVRRLRVQQRIKSINEIDEEDIEEAYEMPDIPSSIPFLPDVTPKTLKQLYLTSLSFVSGIIVFGGLIAPTLELKLGLGGTSYEDFIRSMHLPMQLSQVDPIVASFSGGAVGVISALMLIEANNVEQQEKKRCKYCNGTGYLACARCSASGVCVKVEPILTSNISDRPLQVPATQRCLNCSGAGKVMCPTCLCTGMVMASEHDPRIDPFD
- the LOC115698716 gene encoding uncharacterized protein LOC115698716 codes for the protein MAIAAVKSLLYSARVDSHPQLSRPLPQPLVFFNWENKNSFLKLSEQSRRTYHLTKKMVAKASSTQNNDPEDGVSLGTMKLPTDTDFQRFELLLFQWANSLCQGANLPLPVPLKIDKIAGGARLGFITIEDGGKTEVLVYIDCLVFPATESSGPLFRAIRNGPKKDQAPPGEPRIMRSLLQALQKSVEIARL